In Stieleria varia, one genomic interval encodes:
- a CDS encoding amino acid aminotransferase: MDHRFSVVPTAPPDAILGLTDAFNADTNPNKMNLSVGVYKDATGQTPVLQSVKAAEQKLLSNEKTKGYLSIGGLQDYCDHVRTLAFGDQVPAERVAVLQTPGGTGALRVAADFLKTQLPGAKVWIPTPTWDNHRAIFDAALLPNDGYRYLAADRTSLDLDAMVADLREKASPGDTVLLHGCCHNPTGIDPTAEQWKVIADVIAERRLLPLIDFAYQGFGDGLEADAVGLRTVMDRVDEAMVCTSFSKNFGLYSERVGAVSLVAAQASEAAAANSQLKRMVRTNYSNPPRHGGAIVATILSDPELTAIWKSELDTMRNRITQLRQQFVETMKTTGAGHDFSFLLPQKGMFSYSGLTPMQVDELKQKYGIYIVGSGRINVAGMSESNMQSLCDAVASVLEG; this comes from the coding sequence ATGGATCATCGATTCTCCGTCGTCCCCACCGCACCTCCCGATGCCATTTTGGGTTTGACCGACGCATTCAATGCGGACACGAATCCTAACAAGATGAACTTAAGCGTCGGTGTCTACAAGGACGCGACCGGACAGACACCCGTTTTGCAGAGCGTCAAGGCTGCCGAACAAAAGCTGCTTTCCAACGAAAAGACCAAAGGCTATCTTTCGATCGGCGGTCTCCAGGACTACTGCGACCACGTTCGCACGCTGGCCTTTGGCGATCAAGTCCCGGCCGAGCGTGTGGCGGTGTTGCAGACGCCCGGTGGCACCGGCGCATTGCGTGTCGCGGCCGACTTTCTCAAGACGCAGTTGCCCGGGGCCAAAGTATGGATTCCCACACCGACGTGGGACAATCACCGGGCCATCTTTGATGCCGCGTTGCTACCCAACGACGGCTATCGATATCTCGCTGCCGATCGCACTTCGTTGGACCTCGACGCGATGGTCGCGGACTTGCGAGAGAAAGCATCGCCCGGTGACACCGTCTTGTTGCACGGTTGTTGCCACAATCCGACCGGCATCGATCCGACCGCCGAGCAGTGGAAAGTGATCGCCGACGTGATCGCTGAAAGACGACTGTTGCCGCTGATCGATTTTGCTTACCAAGGCTTTGGCGACGGACTGGAAGCCGATGCCGTGGGACTACGAACGGTGATGGATCGCGTCGACGAAGCCATGGTGTGTACTTCGTTCTCAAAGAATTTTGGGTTGTACAGTGAACGCGTCGGAGCCGTCTCGTTGGTCGCCGCCCAGGCGAGCGAAGCCGCAGCGGCCAACAGTCAGCTCAAGCGAATGGTTCGCACCAACTACAGCAACCCGCCTCGACACGGCGGCGCGATCGTGGCGACGATCCTGTCCGATCCCGAACTGACCGCCATCTGGAAATCCGAGTTGGACACGATGCGAAATCGGATCACCCAGTTGCGTCAACAGTTTGTCGAAACGATGAAGACCACCGGTGCCGGCCACGACTTTTCATTCCTGTTGCCTCAAAAAGGCATGTTCAGCTACAGCGGCCTGACACCGATGCAAGTCGACGAGCTGAAACAAAAGTATGGGATCTACATCGTCGGCAGCGGACGCATCAACGTCGCCGGAATGAGCGAGTCCAACATGCAGTCCTTGTGTGATGCGGTCGCGTCTGTCCTGGAAGGCTGA
- a CDS encoding FAD-dependent oxidoreductase: MRVAVIGAGPAGLTAALKLRQGGADVDVFEASSMIGGLSRTIELWGQYVDIGPHRFFSTDGRVNQFWLDVVGTNYRMVDRLTRVHYQGELIDYPIRPISAIRQLGWRDAGMCLASYLRQKLVPGRSDSSENSFETWVTKRFGRRLYEHFFKAYSEKLWGIPCSELSSDFAAQRIRSFSLWQAVVSATSPRHANTHKTLVDRFAYPIGGTGAVYHSIATQYCQQGGRITTDCPVNRLICDGDRVKAIRWDNGQTDEFDHVISTMPLPHLIASLASESAMEHGQAPASVQTAAQQLSFRNTVLVYLHIDHESLFDDQWLYIQSDDVRIGRVTNFRNWIPEVYGESSTTVLAIEQWCNADDDQWRESDRKIIARCVDELVQLRLLRSDEVLDGHVIRIPRSYPVYRRGYRNHLDCVSQYLSGIGGLSVIGRYGAFKYNNQDHSILMGLLAAENVLHDASHDLWNVNSDFDQYQEKTLITENGLVTSVG, from the coding sequence ATGCGCGTTGCCGTGATCGGAGCCGGTCCGGCAGGCCTGACCGCTGCGTTGAAGCTACGCCAGGGCGGCGCGGACGTGGATGTGTTCGAGGCCAGTTCCATGATCGGTGGACTATCACGCACCATCGAACTGTGGGGACAGTATGTTGATATCGGACCGCATCGATTTTTCAGCACGGACGGACGCGTCAACCAGTTTTGGCTCGATGTGGTCGGAACGAACTACCGAATGGTGGATCGCCTGACTCGTGTTCACTATCAAGGCGAGTTGATCGACTATCCGATTCGCCCCATCAGCGCGATTCGTCAGCTCGGATGGCGAGATGCTGGAATGTGCTTGGCCAGCTATCTGCGGCAAAAGCTCGTGCCTGGTCGATCCGACTCATCAGAGAACTCTTTCGAAACTTGGGTCACGAAGCGATTCGGTCGGCGATTGTACGAACACTTTTTCAAGGCCTACAGCGAAAAGCTGTGGGGAATTCCTTGCAGCGAACTGAGTTCGGACTTTGCCGCCCAACGGATCCGATCCTTCTCGCTCTGGCAGGCCGTCGTGAGCGCCACGTCGCCTCGACATGCCAACACCCACAAAACCTTGGTCGATCGATTCGCCTATCCGATCGGCGGGACGGGTGCGGTGTACCATTCGATCGCGACACAGTACTGTCAACAAGGCGGTCGGATCACGACCGACTGTCCCGTCAATCGGTTGATCTGCGATGGTGATCGAGTCAAAGCGATTCGCTGGGACAACGGACAGACAGACGAATTTGACCATGTGATCTCCACCATGCCTTTGCCGCATCTGATCGCATCGCTTGCCAGCGAATCGGCCATGGAACACGGACAAGCTCCCGCGTCGGTGCAGACCGCTGCCCAGCAATTGAGTTTTCGCAATACCGTGCTGGTCTATTTGCATATCGATCATGAATCACTTTTTGACGACCAATGGCTGTACATTCAGTCGGACGATGTACGCATCGGTCGCGTCACCAATTTTCGAAACTGGATCCCGGAGGTCTATGGTGAATCATCGACAACCGTGCTGGCAATCGAACAATGGTGCAACGCAGATGACGACCAGTGGCGAGAAAGCGATCGCAAGATCATCGCCAGGTGTGTGGATGAACTGGTTCAATTACGTTTGTTGCGATCAGACGAGGTACTGGACGGCCACGTGATACGCATTCCTCGGAGCTATCCGGTCTATCGGCGAGGTTACCGCAACCACCTTGATTGCGTATCGCAGTATTTGTCCGGCATTGGTGGGCTGTCCGTGATCGGTCGTTACGGGGCGTTCAAGTACAACAACCAGGATCACAGCATCTTGATGGGACTGTTAGCGGCAGAAAACGTGCTGCATGATGCCAGCCACGATCTGTGGAACGTGAACTCCGACTTTGATCAGTATCAGGAAAAGACACTGATCACTGAAAACGGTTTGGTCACGTCAGTGGGCTGA
- a CDS encoding tetratricopeptide repeat protein produces MSDHADQSIRPDAGLPIHSDIESRFRWWPRLAGIAFLVFLNCVVYVPSLRYEMIFDDLPGIVDNESIHNLFPLFGRDGQYGPLNPQPETPFTARPVVSLSLAINHHFGGVNPLGYRLTNLVMHVITGVILWGVIWRTLLQPCLAGRFARHSGVLSWGAALLWTLHPVHTETVIYLTQRTELMMGLFYLLTLYCSIRFWGACCQTSRFAWLALATLSCASGMLSKEMMASAPAMVAVYEWTFVKGSIGQMIRRSWSLYVGLAATWSLIVVNYALGRVTPLGGFNNTVSAIEWWMTQSNVFFAYWKLTLWPWPLVLNYHVPTMDEFSVAWPGVLGMFVYAVLTIWLVWRRRSLGFGLIWFFAVLSPTLIVPLPTEELVERRLYLPIAVVAGLFVAGLYRFAIRWREKSDRPQSDLASGLTGKPIWALGTVVALVVAGYLWVNVTTIDRLKDGRTIWVEVLKHDPLNPFAVMSQGCVEVENGNIEKGLEMLQWAYARHVRVRQGTLNYATALEKSNRLGEAISVYREAISRNSNDTVYHYNLAHLLEQVGKQELAAEHYLEAIRVDPECYPAHNNLGLIYASRNQMQMASKHFEVAVEIKPDFENCMNLMNVYLRQGQTDKATHAARRLLDAARREGRTEVAERIELGLQALENQSN; encoded by the coding sequence GTGTCCGACCACGCTGACCAATCCATTCGACCGGACGCAGGGTTGCCAATCCACAGCGATATCGAGAGCCGATTTCGCTGGTGGCCTCGACTGGCTGGTATTGCGTTTTTGGTCTTTTTGAATTGCGTCGTTTATGTGCCGTCGCTGCGGTACGAAATGATCTTTGACGATCTGCCGGGCATCGTTGACAACGAGTCGATTCACAATCTGTTTCCCCTGTTCGGCCGCGATGGTCAATACGGACCGCTCAACCCTCAGCCCGAAACACCTTTCACCGCACGCCCGGTGGTCAGTCTCTCGCTCGCGATCAATCATCACTTTGGTGGTGTGAACCCGCTGGGATATCGTCTGACCAATCTGGTGATGCATGTGATCACTGGTGTGATTCTTTGGGGAGTCATTTGGCGCACTCTCCTGCAGCCTTGTCTTGCTGGTCGATTCGCACGGCACAGCGGCGTGTTGTCGTGGGGGGCAGCGTTGCTCTGGACACTGCATCCCGTTCACACGGAAACGGTGATCTATCTGACACAGCGTACCGAACTGATGATGGGGCTGTTTTATCTGCTGACGTTGTACTGCAGCATCCGATTTTGGGGTGCCTGTTGTCAGACCAGTCGTTTTGCGTGGCTTGCTCTGGCAACACTGTCGTGTGCGTCGGGCATGTTGTCCAAGGAAATGATGGCTTCAGCGCCCGCGATGGTGGCGGTCTACGAATGGACCTTTGTAAAGGGCTCCATCGGGCAGATGATCAGACGTTCGTGGAGTCTCTACGTCGGGTTGGCTGCGACTTGGTCATTGATCGTCGTCAACTATGCGTTGGGACGCGTGACTCCATTGGGCGGATTCAACAACACGGTCTCGGCTATCGAATGGTGGATGACGCAGTCCAACGTGTTCTTTGCCTACTGGAAACTGACGCTCTGGCCTTGGCCTTTGGTCCTGAACTACCACGTTCCGACAATGGATGAGTTCTCGGTGGCGTGGCCCGGTGTACTGGGGATGTTTGTTTATGCCGTGCTGACGATTTGGTTGGTGTGGCGTCGTCGTTCTCTCGGGTTTGGGCTGATCTGGTTCTTTGCCGTGTTGTCTCCGACGCTGATTGTCCCTCTGCCGACGGAAGAACTGGTGGAGCGTCGGCTGTACCTGCCGATCGCTGTGGTCGCCGGATTGTTTGTCGCGGGGCTGTATCGGTTCGCGATCCGATGGCGAGAAAAATCGGATCGACCGCAGAGTGATCTGGCATCCGGTTTGACGGGCAAGCCGATTTGGGCTCTCGGCACAGTCGTTGCCCTTGTTGTGGCGGGATACCTGTGGGTCAATGTCACCACCATCGATCGCCTCAAAGATGGTCGGACCATATGGGTGGAGGTCCTGAAGCATGATCCGTTGAATCCGTTCGCCGTGATGAGCCAAGGCTGCGTCGAAGTCGAAAATGGCAACATCGAAAAAGGTCTTGAGATGCTCCAGTGGGCTTATGCCCGTCACGTGCGAGTCCGACAGGGCACACTGAACTATGCCACTGCGTTGGAGAAGAGTAATCGCCTGGGTGAAGCGATCTCGGTCTATCGGGAAGCGATCTCCAGAAACTCCAATGACACCGTTTATCATTACAACTTGGCTCATTTGCTGGAACAAGTCGGCAAGCAGGAGTTGGCGGCGGAACACTATCTGGAAGCGATCCGAGTGGACCCCGAATGCTATCCCGCGCACAACAATCTCGGCTTGATTTATGCCAGCCGAAACCAAATGCAGATGGCGTCCAAGCATTTTGAGGTCGCGGTGGAGATCAAGCCGGATTTTGAGAACTGCATGAATCTGATGAACGTCTACTTACGCCAGGGGCAAACAGACAAAGCGACCCACGCAGCGCGGCGATTGCTCGATGCGGCGCGACGTGAGGGGCGGACCGAAGTCGCTGAGCGGATCGAGCTGGGTCTCCAAGCTCTGGAGAACCAAAGCAATTGA
- a CDS encoding sulfotransferase family protein, whose translation MALPGLLIIGAQKCGTSTLHASLGSHRQVCFPMNPANGKTIKEMNYFGNLWDRGHDWYASHYQDDSRIALDSTPNYLCDIEAHERMAQVLPDARLIVSLRDPIARAYSQFNHYSQHIEVTRTWDWRRPGESLAANIQAELDEPKRRWYGLLARGYYERQLQHLLSFFPRERIHVMIMERWIADPDRYFDELLAFADLEPQELTKNAVHMRAYTVDPLDRDLDRQLREIYRPHNERLFEWLGESIDEWN comes from the coding sequence ATGGCATTGCCCGGTCTGCTCATCATCGGCGCGCAAAAATGTGGCACGTCCACCTTGCATGCTTCGTTGGGCAGTCACCGACAAGTTTGCTTTCCGATGAATCCCGCCAACGGGAAAACCATCAAGGAGATGAACTACTTCGGCAACCTGTGGGACCGTGGACATGATTGGTACGCCAGTCACTATCAAGATGATTCGCGAATCGCCCTGGATTCAACGCCCAATTACCTCTGCGATATCGAAGCCCACGAGCGGATGGCCCAGGTCCTGCCCGATGCACGACTGATCGTTTCGCTGCGAGATCCGATCGCCCGCGCCTACAGTCAGTTCAATCACTATTCCCAACACATCGAAGTCACCCGGACTTGGGATTGGCGTCGCCCTGGGGAATCGTTGGCGGCCAACATTCAAGCCGAGTTGGATGAGCCCAAACGACGGTGGTACGGATTGCTTGCACGTGGCTACTACGAACGGCAATTGCAACACCTGTTGAGTTTCTTTCCGCGAGAAAGAATTCACGTGATGATCATGGAGCGATGGATTGCCGACCCTGATCGCTACTTTGACGAACTGCTGGCGTTTGCCGACCTAGAGCCGCAGGAACTTACCAAGAACGCCGTCCACATGCGTGCCTACACCGTCGATCCGCTTGATCGAGATCTCGATCGACAACTGCGTGAGATCTATCGACCGCATAACGAACGCCTGTTTGAGTGGTTGGGCGAGTCGATCGACGAGTGGAACTGA
- a CDS encoding DUF790 family protein produces the protein MLTKQEAIVQYDFDRQSVTPDRLRRGRDSHYVPLAQQMIQVYQSGIGKPRRDLHRSVERVLADVADCPTRRVAAFCKLLDDASEYHQDRGGAAAKLRKRVFSIAASKHPLVDQPDRLFENCSQSVRASIAAELGMTWDEIQGRLFADVIEFHPLSKPPLDWDAARLLARYNVAQTQAAMYGALSVTVWAKSDFKMILRYAKLAQLMHTIDQRGDNYLFHFNGPASVLRQTRRYGVNFARFLPGLLSTADWKMQATVLGPAKRRFRLQLTSDDGLNGEVSMEEFDSQIESHFAQKWEQTDTDGWTLHREATVLHEGQTVFMPDFTLRHPKHSPVQLEIIGFWTPEYLREKAARLRQFGNSARFILAIAKSTSETLGPVDLPSVQYKTALLPKQILELLKQFSAH, from the coding sequence ATGCTGACCAAACAGGAGGCGATCGTCCAATACGATTTCGACCGACAATCCGTCACGCCGGATCGGCTGAGACGCGGGCGAGATTCGCACTATGTTCCGCTCGCACAACAAATGATCCAGGTCTATCAGTCCGGCATCGGTAAGCCGCGACGCGACTTGCATCGAAGCGTCGAACGTGTCCTTGCCGATGTTGCCGATTGCCCGACACGACGCGTTGCGGCGTTTTGCAAACTGCTCGACGATGCCAGTGAGTATCACCAGGATCGCGGCGGAGCGGCCGCCAAACTGAGAAAACGTGTTTTCAGCATCGCCGCATCCAAGCACCCGCTGGTGGACCAGCCCGATCGGCTCTTTGAGAACTGCTCGCAGTCTGTCAGGGCATCGATCGCCGCCGAGTTGGGCATGACATGGGATGAAATTCAGGGACGTCTGTTTGCCGACGTGATCGAGTTCCACCCACTATCGAAACCTCCCCTGGATTGGGACGCGGCACGTTTGCTGGCTCGTTACAACGTGGCCCAAACTCAGGCTGCGATGTACGGCGCACTCTCGGTGACGGTTTGGGCCAAGTCGGATTTCAAGATGATCCTGAGATACGCCAAGCTGGCTCAACTGATGCACACGATCGATCAACGTGGCGACAATTATCTGTTCCACTTCAATGGCCCCGCATCGGTCTTGAGACAGACACGACGCTACGGCGTGAACTTCGCTCGCTTTCTGCCCGGATTGCTTTCGACCGCGGACTGGAAAATGCAAGCCACCGTCTTGGGACCTGCCAAACGCCGATTTCGGCTACAACTGACATCCGACGATGGATTGAACGGCGAAGTCAGCATGGAGGAGTTCGACAGTCAGATCGAATCGCACTTTGCTCAGAAGTGGGAGCAGACCGATACAGACGGTTGGACGTTGCATCGCGAAGCCACCGTGTTGCACGAAGGCCAAACCGTGTTCATGCCAGACTTCACCTTGCGGCATCCAAAACACTCACCCGTTCAATTGGAGATCATCGGTTTTTGGACACCGGAGTATCTCCGGGAAAAGGCGGCCCGGCTTCGTCAATTCGGCAACTCGGCCCGTTTCATTCTGGCGATCGCGAAATCGACCAGCGAAACGCTCGGCCCCGTCGATCTGCCCAGTGTGCAGTACAAAACTGCGCTGTTGCCCAAGCAGATTCTGGAATTGCTGAAGCAGTTTTCAGCCCACTGA
- a CDS encoding DEAD/DEAH box helicase family protein codes for MSDTTPCLQFDQGTLTLRGVAEPLLLKLFPQLVWVNDSRGKCWRTDAMHYQEVVQTLQRWLAEDFIDDVPQWHEVTLSKRKLHSLRADQNKALNAWMENKRGVVVMPTGTGKTEVALHAMCSVGCGVLVVSPVRDLMYQWHDRILAATGIDSGIIGDGVHRVSPISVTTYDSAAIHMPRIGNRFPFIIFDECHHLPGPMRQDAARMSAAPYRLGLTATPDRRDGQHVLLDEVIGPRVYTQEITAARGTTLADYDVIRIAVHLSESERTRYESLGRIVREHISTRRETEPEYDWPTLCKESSNDPDARVAMKAFHAKRSIEDRAEEKLRIIEDLFRLHAGEPVIVFCGSNAMARDVSVRFLIPCLLSHCRKRERKDILDGLREGRYPALVANRVLDEGVDLPEVNVAIVVGGGSGTRQALQRLGRVVRKNRFGRACFYEIVTANTRDELRSRARRRNDAFSKK; via the coding sequence GTGTCCGATACCACTCCTTGCCTCCAATTCGATCAAGGCACGCTTACCTTGCGGGGCGTGGCGGAACCGCTGTTGCTGAAGCTGTTTCCTCAACTCGTCTGGGTGAACGACTCACGGGGAAAATGCTGGCGCACCGATGCGATGCACTACCAGGAGGTGGTTCAGACCCTGCAGCGCTGGCTGGCGGAGGACTTCATTGACGACGTGCCTCAGTGGCACGAGGTAACGCTCAGCAAACGAAAACTGCACTCGCTTCGCGCCGACCAGAACAAAGCATTGAACGCTTGGATGGAGAACAAACGTGGCGTCGTCGTCATGCCCACCGGCACGGGCAAAACGGAAGTCGCCCTGCACGCGATGTGCAGCGTCGGTTGCGGTGTCCTGGTCGTCTCCCCAGTACGCGACCTGATGTATCAGTGGCACGATCGTATCTTGGCCGCCACCGGAATCGATTCAGGAATCATCGGCGACGGCGTTCATCGAGTCAGTCCGATCAGCGTGACGACCTACGACAGCGCAGCGATCCACATGCCCAGGATCGGAAATCGATTCCCTTTCATCATCTTTGACGAATGCCATCACCTGCCCGGCCCCATGCGTCAGGACGCCGCCAGGATGTCTGCCGCGCCATATCGACTTGGTCTGACGGCGACTCCTGATCGTCGTGATGGGCAGCATGTCCTGTTGGATGAAGTCATCGGCCCACGGGTCTACACTCAAGAAATCACAGCCGCCAGAGGAACCACGCTAGCCGATTACGACGTGATCCGTATCGCGGTTCATCTGTCGGAATCCGAACGCACACGGTACGAGTCACTGGGCCGCATCGTCCGCGAGCATATCTCCACTCGCCGCGAAACCGAACCCGAGTACGACTGGCCGACATTGTGCAAGGAAAGCAGCAACGATCCCGATGCCCGCGTGGCCATGAAGGCCTTTCACGCCAAGCGATCGATCGAAGACCGCGCGGAGGAGAAGCTTCGCATCATCGAAGACTTGTTTCGATTGCACGCCGGTGAACCGGTGATCGTTTTCTGCGGTTCCAACGCGATGGCACGGGACGTGTCGGTCCGATTTCTGATTCCCTGTTTGCTCAGTCATTGCCGCAAACGCGAACGCAAAGACATTTTGGATGGGCTTCGTGAGGGACGCTACCCGGCCTTGGTCGCCAATCGTGTGCTGGACGAAGGAGTCGACTTGCCGGAAGTCAACGTGGCCATCGTCGTCGGTGGTGGCAGCGGGACCCGCCAAGCCTTGCAACGTTTGGGACGCGTGGTACGCAAGAACCGTTTCGGCCGAGCTTGCTTCTACGAGATCGTCACCGCCAACACTCGCGACGAACTACGCTCTCGTGCCCGTCGACGCAACGACGCGTTTTCAAAGAAGTGA
- a CDS encoding GMC family oxidoreductase: MPQNSQQIHGRSADIVIVGGGTAGCLVARSAAERGRHVTIVEPESSDAPDIDRVRPNRWLRLLGSVEDWGHETASSPQLAGRRMKWPRGKGLGGSSRINAMIWFPPTDHDFQMIDDLTGNRLGLSGLKQRFQVLTQRIGPESPRWTSAVCQRFLDVAQRAATQADPGPHHPMLYRRFNRSGKRWTSAQLLDAQPLGDGRIDLVRGQVDRVVLTGDQATGVRLVDGEVIHARQRVILSAGSIATPTILMRSGIGDAEHLRAHGIDSIIDLPGVGRGLQDHLIMPMIFSTAPEHQFACVDTPRDLAQWQAVGGGPIACNIAECGGLFYDETIQLHVTPTHYLLFPHPKTPPAMTIGINVTRPLSQGRLRLQSSDPRAMPMIDPPYLTNPSDTETLLRGMRLARQIADEMSLAGHEILPGAKRVDDESLIKSISRYSQTLYHPVGTCGGGNRELAVCDDRLFVRNVSGLQIVDASVFPAIPTGNPSTLVLLLAMLTDDTW; encoded by the coding sequence GTGCCGCAAAACAGCCAACAAATCCACGGTCGGTCTGCAGATATCGTCATCGTCGGCGGGGGGACCGCAGGTTGCTTGGTGGCGAGATCGGCGGCAGAACGTGGACGTCATGTCACAATCGTCGAACCGGAGTCATCGGACGCCCCGGACATCGATCGGGTTCGCCCCAATCGATGGCTTCGGCTGCTAGGCAGCGTGGAAGACTGGGGGCATGAGACGGCTTCCTCGCCACAACTGGCAGGACGCAGGATGAAGTGGCCCCGTGGCAAAGGCCTCGGCGGCAGCTCCCGTATCAACGCGATGATCTGGTTTCCGCCCACGGATCATGATTTTCAAATGATCGATGATTTGACGGGAAATCGGCTAGGCCTGTCGGGACTGAAGCAGCGATTCCAGGTCTTGACCCAACGGATCGGTCCCGAGTCACCCCGTTGGACCAGCGCGGTCTGCCAACGCTTTCTCGATGTTGCTCAGCGAGCCGCCACGCAAGCCGATCCCGGTCCCCACCATCCGATGCTGTACCGGCGTTTCAACCGCTCTGGCAAACGCTGGACGTCGGCGCAACTGCTTGATGCCCAACCACTGGGTGATGGCCGGATCGACCTCGTCCGCGGTCAAGTCGACCGAGTGGTCTTGACTGGAGACCAAGCCACAGGCGTACGTCTGGTCGATGGCGAAGTCATCCATGCTCGCCAACGCGTGATCCTGTCGGCCGGATCCATCGCCACGCCTACGATCTTGATGCGATCAGGGATCGGCGACGCAGAACATTTACGCGCCCACGGGATCGACTCCATCATCGACTTGCCGGGCGTCGGTCGCGGTTTGCAGGACCATCTGATCATGCCCATGATTTTTTCCACCGCGCCAGAGCACCAATTCGCGTGTGTCGACACGCCGCGTGACTTGGCTCAATGGCAAGCCGTGGGTGGAGGCCCGATTGCCTGCAACATCGCGGAATGCGGTGGCTTGTTTTATGACGAGACGATTCAACTACACGTCACGCCGACACACTACTTGCTGTTTCCGCACCCCAAGACTCCCCCGGCGATGACGATCGGTATCAACGTCACTCGGCCGCTCTCCCAAGGCCGACTTCGCCTGCAGTCGTCCGACCCACGGGCGATGCCGATGATCGATCCTCCCTATCTCACAAACCCATCGGATACCGAAACCTTGTTACGAGGCATGCGGCTGGCTCGACAGATTGCTGACGAAATGTCACTGGCGGGCCACGAGATTCTGCCGGGTGCGAAACGTGTCGACGATGAATCACTGATCAAATCCATCTCGCGATACTCACAGACGCTGTATCATCCGGTCGGCACGTGTGGGGGCGGCAACCGCGAACTGGCCGTCTGTGATGATCGGCTGTTTGTTCGCAACGTGTCGGGCTTGCAAATCGTCGACGCATCCGTTTTTCCTGCCATTCCCACGGGCAATCCGTCCACGTTGGTGTTGCTGCTGGCGATGCTGACCGACGATACTTGGTGA